A portion of the Malania oleifera isolate guangnan ecotype guangnan chromosome 3, ASM2987363v1, whole genome shotgun sequence genome contains these proteins:
- the LOC131152191 gene encoding glycine-rich cell wall structural protein isoform X1 has protein sequence MLPASRRVLVLLSFFICFHVLVLNVVARNVVSARRDEEKQGGFGGGFGGGGGFGGGAGGGGGFGGGAGGGGGGGFGGGGGFGGGAGGGHGIGGGIGKGGGLGGGIGKGGGLGGGAGGGIGKGGGIGKGGGLGGGAGGGIGKGGGLGGGIGKGGGLGGGAGGGIGKGGGIGGGAGGGFGKGGGLGGGIGKGGGAGGGAGGGFGKGHGPHDGGFGKGGGIGGGHGGGFGKGGGIGGGIGKGGGIGGGIGKGGGIGGGIGKGGGIGGGIGKGGGIGGGVGKGGGIGGGGGFGKGGGIGGGIGKGGGIGGGIGKGGGIGGGGGFGKGGGFGGGVGKGGGFGGGGGYGGGGGFGGGGGGGFGGGAGGGGGHP, from the coding sequence ATGTTGCCTGCCTCTCGCAGAGTTCTTGTGCTTTTATCTTTCTTCATCTGTTTTCATGTTCTTGTACTGAATGTGGTTGCTAGAAATGTAGTGAGTGCGAGGCGTGATGAGGAGAAGCAAGGTGGATTTGGGGGCGGTTTTGGGGGCGGTGGCGGTTTCGGAGGTGGAGCTGGTGGTGGCGGCGGGTTCGGAGGGGGCGCTGGTGGTGGCGGTGGTGGTGGCTTTGGAGGCGGTGGTGGGTTTGGAGGCGGTGCTGGTGGTGGGCATGGGATTGGAGGGGGAATTGGGAAGGGCGGTGGACTAGGTGGTGGCATTGGCAAGGGCGGCGGACTTGGAGGAGGAGCCGGCGGTGGAATCGGTAAGGGTGGTGGCATTGGCAAGGGCGGTGGACTTGGAGGAGGAGCCGGCGGTGGAATCGGTAAGGGTGGTGGACTGGGTGGTGGCATTGGTAAGGGCGGCGGACTTGGAGGAGGAGCCGGCGGTGGAATCGGTAAAGGTGGTGGAATTGGAGGTGGTGCCGGTGGTGGGTTTGGAAAGGGTGGTGGACTAGGCGGTGGCATTGGCAAGGGTGGCGGAGCTGGAGGAGGAGCCGGTGGTGGATTTGGAAAGGGTCATGGACCTCATGACGGAGGATTCGGAAAGGGTGGAGGAATAGGGGGTGGACACGGTGGAGGGTTTGGGAAAGGTGGCGGAATTGGTGGCGGGATAGGCAAAGGCGGTGGCATTGGTGGCGGGATAGGCAAAGGCGGTGGCATTGGTGGTGGAATTGGCAAGGGCGGTGGCATTGGTGGTGGAATTGGCAAGGGCGGTGGCATTGGTGGTGGTGTAGGAAAAGGCGGTGGAATTGGGGGTGGCGGGGGCTTTGGCAAAGGTGGTGGCATTGGTGGTGGAATTGGCAAGGGCGGTGGCATTGGTGGTGGTATAGGAAAAGGCGGTGGAATTGGGGGTGGCGGGGGCTTTGGCAAAGGCGGTGGATTTGGTGGCGGAGTAGGTAAAGGTGGTGGTTTTGGGGGTGGTGGAGGCTATGGTGGGGGAGGGGGATTTGGCGGAGGAGGTGGTGGGGGGTTTGGCGGTGGAGCCGGCGGTGGAGGTGGACATCCCtag
- the LOC131152191 gene encoding glycine-rich cell wall structural protein isoform X2, with translation MLPASRRVLVLLSFFICFHVLVLNVVARNVVSARRDEEKQGGFGGGFGGGGGFGGGAGGGGGFGGGAGGGGGGGFGGGGGFGGGAGGGHGIGGGIGKGGGLGGGIGKGGGLGGGAGGGIGKGGGIGKGGGLGGGAGGGIGKGGGLGGGIGKGGGLGGGAGGGIGKGGGIGGGAGGGFGKGGGLGGGIGKGGGAGGGAGGGFGKGHGPHDGGFGKGGGIGGGHGGGFGKGGGIGGGIGKGGGIGGGIGKGGGIGGGIGKGGGIGGGIGKGGGIGGGVGKGGGIGGGGGFGKGGGFGGGVGKGGGFGGGGGYGGGGGFGGGGGGGFGGGAGGGGGHP, from the exons ATGTTGCCTGCCTCTCGCAGAGTTCTTGTGCTTTTATCTTTCTTCATCTGTTTTCATGTTCTTGTACTGAATGTGGTTGCTAGAAATGTAGTGAGTGCGAGGCGTGATGAGGAGAAGCAAGGTGGATTTGGGGGCGGTTTTGGGGGCGGTGGCGGTTTCGGAGGTGGAGCTGGTGGTGGCGGCGGGTTCGGAGGGGGCGCTGGTGGTGGCGGTGGTGGTGGCTTTGGAGGCGGTGGTGGGTTTGGAGGCGGTGCTGGTGGTGGGCATGGGATTGGAGGGGGAATTGGGAAGGGCGGTGGACTAGGTGGTGGCATTGGCAAGGGCGGCGGACTTGGAGGAGGAGCCGGCGGTGGAATCGGTAAGGGTGGTGGCATTGGCAAGGGCGGTGGACTTGGAGGAGGAGCCGGCGGTGGAATCGGTAAGGGTGGTGGACTGGGTGGTGGCATTGGTAAGGGCGGCGGACTTGGAGGAGGAGCCGGCGGTGGAATCGGTAAAGGTGGTGGAATTGGAGGTGGTGCCGGTGGTGGGTTTGGAAAGGGTGGTGGACTAGGCGGTGGCATTGGCAAGGGTGGCGGAGCTGGAGGAGGAGCCGGTGGTGGATTTGGAAAGGGTCATGGACCTCATGACGGAGGATTCGGAAAGGGTGGAGGAATAGGGGGTGGACACGGTGGAGGGTTTGGGAAAGGTGGCGGAATTGGTGGCGGGATAGGCAAAGGCGGTGGCATTGGTGGCGGGATAGGCAAAGGCGGTGGCATTGGTGGTGGAATTGGCAAGGGCGGTGGCATTGGTGGTGGAATTGGCAAGGGCGGTGGCATTGGTGGTGGTGTAGGAAAAGGCGGTGGAATTGGGGGTGGCGGGGGCTTTGGCAAAG GCGGTGGATTTGGTGGCGGAGTAGGTAAAGGTGGTGGTTTTGGGGGTGGTGGAGGCTATGGTGGGGGAGGGGGATTTGGCGGAGGAGGTGGTGGGGGGTTTGGCGGTGGAGCCGGCGGTGGAGGTGGACATCCCtag